The DNA segment GGGTGAGGAGCAATATCAAAAAGCCCTTAAGGACAGGGGTCTTACCCCTGAATCTTACCGCAGCAGGCTCAGGGAGCGGATCACCTTTACTCGTTTTTTAGAAACTTTTGTGAAGCCGGAAGATGTCAGCGAACAGGAACTGCTGGATGTCTATAAGAACAGTCCGAAGCCATTCCTGAAGCCTGCTCAGGTCAATATGAAGATTGTCGAATTTCAGACTGAGGATTCAGCAATTGCTGCTGCTGCTGAAATAAAGAGGACAAAAGCGGACTTTGACGAGTATGCAAAAAAGCTTGATGCTGAAAAGAAAGCTTCTGTAACGGATTATGGCTGGGTATCTCCGGACTTTTTTTCGCCTTCAATGGCGTCATCTGTCAAGATGCTTAAAGAAGGTCAGCAGGGCGGCCCTTATAAGGGAAAGACCGCATTTTATCTCGTGAGGGTAAAGGGCGTTCAGCACGAGAGCATAGCTCCGTTCGCTGAAGTGAAGGAATCGATCCGTGCGACGCTTCTGCAGCAGAAGCGGGGCGAGGCATATACGCAGTGGCTTGAACAGAAACGAAAGAGCGCAAAGATCGTTATAAATCTGAAATAGGTCGTGAGCAGGACTGGTTATGGATGAAGAACAGGTTGTATTAAAATTTCTGGATGGAACAATTATCAAAGGCTATCTCAGAGATTTTTCCGAGAAGTCAGATGAGCTGAAACTGCAGGAGCCCGACGCCAATGCAGTCCGTACGGTCAAGAGCGATCTCCTGAAGGCGATCTTCTTTGTGAAGAGCTTTGAAGGCAACCGCCAGTATAGTGAAAAGAAGACCTATGGCATTCGGAAGCCGCATGGGCACAGGACGTTCATCAAATTTATTGATGGAGAAGACCTGGTCGGTTTTCTGGAGAGCGAGATGCCATGGGATAAGGGTTTTTTTCTCAGCCATCATACCATCAACAATCTCAAGGGATTTTTTCTGCTTCCTGCGGATGAGGGATCGAATAATATCAGGGTATTTATCTTTGTCCATGCAGTAAAGGATCTGACCGTTGTCCCGTAAGGGGAGGAGTAAGAGGCACGATGATACTCGGCATAAATATTGACCATATTGCAACGCTGCGCCAGGCCCGCATGGGTGTAGAACCGGATCCCGTGATGGCAGTGACCCTTGCCGTGCTCGGCGGCGCCGACGGCATTACGCTTCATCTGCGTGAAGACCGCCGCCATGTCAATGACCGCGATCTGGACATGCTCAGGGGTTTTGTCACGGTGGAACTTAACCTGGAGATGGCTGCTACGGATGAGATGGTCCGCATTGCTTCAAAGAAACTTCCTGACCTTGTGACCCTTGTTCCGGAAAAGAGACAGGAGCTCACGACCGAAGGAGGACTGAACCTGAAGGCCGGGCAGAGCGCTCTTAAGAAGGCGGTCAGGATCCTGAAGGACAAGGGCATCATGACGAGCCTTTTTATCAATCCATCGATAGCGGATATTGACCTGTCAAAGGATCTCGGCGCTGACATGGTCGAGATCCATACCGGCACCTATGCCAACGCCAGGGGTGATGACCAGGAGCGCGAACTTGTAAAGGTTGCCAGATCGATCACCCATGCTGCAGAGATCGGGCTCAGGGCGAATGCGGGACACGGCCTGAATTATCAGAATGTTACCAGAATTGCGGAAATGGAGGGGCTCAGGGGACTGTATATCGGCCACAGCATCATATCCCGGGCAGTGCTGACAGGCCTGGAAAGAGCGGTCAGGGATATGAAAGAGCTGGTTATGATGGCCTGCCCAGTGCAGTGACCCGGGTGTTCTGACATGATCTATGGCACGGGTATAGATATTGTGAAGACGCAGCGGATACGTGACGCCGTAGAACGCTGGGGAGAAAAGTTCCTTGAGCGTGTTTTTACGAAGGACGAAATAGGCTACGCGTATAATCAAAAGGATCCTTTTTTGTCTTTGTCGGTCCGCTTTGCTGCCAAGGAAGCATTTATTAAAGCTCTTTCGCATGATCAGAATATTCCCCTGATTGATGTTGAAGTGCGTAATAAGGACAACGGCAGACCCATGCTCGAACTGCACGGCAGAACAGGCGAGTTTTTGATGACGAAGGAGATACAGGCAATTCATCTGAGCCTCAGCCATGAAAAGGACTATGGCGTTGCGTCTGTCGTGATCGAGGCGCTGGGATGAAGGTTGTTACTGCGGAGGAGATGCGTAACATTGACCGTGCTACGATCGGGAAATACGGTATCCCCGGCACCGTGCTGATGGAGAGGGCCGGGCTGGCTGTCGCAGAAAAGATCAGAGCGTTTTTTGATAAAAAGAAGGTGATCGTTCTTGCCGGAGGCGGCAACAATGGCGGCGATGGCATTGCTGCTGCCAGGAACCTGCATAACTGGGGATGGCATGTAAGGGTGCTTCTGATGCTCAGGGAAAACAAATTGAGCCCTGACTGTCTTGCCCAATACCGTATGGCAAAGCATTCAGGCGTTGCCATCGAGTTCAGGAAAGCGGTTACGGAAAAGGACCTTCATGGCTCCCTTGTGATCGATGCGCTTCTCGGCACAGGGCTTAACAGGGATGTCGCCTCTTTTATGGCTGACGTGATCAGATTCCTGAACACAGCAGACGTGAGGGTCGTAGCTGTTGATATCCCTTCCGGCATTTCATCTGACAGCGGCCAGGTCATGGGAACTGCGGTGTTGGCAGATCATACAATCACCTTTGGTTTGCCGAAGACAGGACATTTCCTGCACCCCGGGGCGCATTATTCCGGTAAACTCCATGTTGAGGATATCGGTTTTCCGGAAACGCTCCTCTCGGCAGAGACACTTGCTTTCGAGACGATTGAAAAAGAGTCGGCGGCTCTCCTGATCCCTGAACGGCCGGGATATTCCCATAAAGGCGACTATGGGCATGTCCTGGTGATAGCAGGATCGCCGGGAAAGACAGGCGCTGCACTTATGACTGCCAGGGCCTGTCTTCGGGCAGGCGCAGGGCTGGTAACGATTGGCATTCCGGAAACGCTTCTACATGTTTTTCAGTCTCGGGTGACTGAGGAGATGCTGCTGCCGCTTCCTGACACGGGAAAAGGAGCATTTTCTGCAAAGGCATATGATCAGATACGTGATTTCCTTGATACCCGTGCGGATGTCCTGGCTATAGGTCCGGGGCTCACTGCTGATAAGGATGCTGCAGATCTTGTAAAGAGAGTTCTCGAAACCGTGACCGTGCCGATGGTTCTTGACGCTGATGCCATAAATGTGCTTGCAGGCAGGAAAGATCT comes from the Nitrospirota bacterium genome and includes:
- a CDS encoding pyridoxine 5'-phosphate synthase; this encodes MILGINIDHIATLRQARMGVEPDPVMAVTLAVLGGADGITLHLREDRRHVNDRDLDMLRGFVTVELNLEMAATDEMVRIASKKLPDLVTLVPEKRQELTTEGGLNLKAGQSALKKAVRILKDKGIMTSLFINPSIADIDLSKDLGADMVEIHTGTYANARGDDQERELVKVARSITHAAEIGLRANAGHGLNYQNVTRIAEMEGLRGLYIGHSIISRAVLTGLERAVRDMKELVMMACPVQ
- a CDS encoding NAD(P)H-hydrate dehydratase is translated as MKVVTAEEMRNIDRATIGKYGIPGTVLMERAGLAVAEKIRAFFDKKKVIVLAGGGNNGGDGIAAARNLHNWGWHVRVLLMLRENKLSPDCLAQYRMAKHSGVAIEFRKAVTEKDLHGSLVIDALLGTGLNRDVASFMADVIRFLNTADVRVVAVDIPSGISSDSGQVMGTAVLADHTITFGLPKTGHFLHPGAHYSGKLHVEDIGFPETLLSAETLAFETIEKESAALLIPERPGYSHKGDYGHVLVIAGSPGKTGAALMTARACLRAGAGLVTIGIPETLLHVFQSRVTEEMLLPLPDTGKGAFSAKAYDQIRDFLDTRADVLAIGPGLTADKDAADLVKRVLETVTVPMVLDADAINVLAGRKDLLRKVKAPVILTPHAGEMARLLTSVAGRSAKDRDNKELRGEIERNRIDLTRATAVETGAYFVLKGSPTIVADPEGRIFINTTGNPGMATAGSGDVLTGMLAGLLGQDMHPVDACRLAVLLHGLAGDTAAEARGMHSLIASDIIEAIPLAFLSLRAYHRHP
- the acpS gene encoding holo-ACP synthase; this encodes MIYGTGIDIVKTQRIRDAVERWGEKFLERVFTKDEIGYAYNQKDPFLSLSVRFAAKEAFIKALSHDQNIPLIDVEVRNKDNGRPMLELHGRTGEFLMTKEIQAIHLSLSHEKDYGVASVVIEALG
- a CDS encoding SurA N-terminal domain-containing protein; this encodes MVIRFGLMVAIVSAALVMGGCARPAATVDGKGISREKIDLHMKDRLKEHKLQNAAVDEKKMRAAILQELIGEQLVLNEAAVKGIIIADAEIDKELEQLRKNMGEEQYQKALKDRGLTPESYRSRLRERITFTRFLETFVKPEDVSEQELLDVYKNSPKPFLKPAQVNMKIVEFQTEDSAIAAAAEIKRTKADFDEYAKKLDAEKKASVTDYGWVSPDFFSPSMASSVKMLKEGQQGGPYKGKTAFYLVRVKGVQHESIAPFAEVKESIRATLLQQKRGEAYTQWLEQKRKSAKIVINLK